ACCGGCGACCCCGTCACCGCGGCGCAGGCCCGCGAGTACGGGCTGGTCAACCGTGTCGTGCCCGCCGACCGGGTCCTCGCGGAGGCGCTCGCCCTCGCCGCGCGGATCGCCGGGAACGGCCCGCTCGGCGTCGCGATGACCAAGAAGCTCATGCGGCAGCGCCGCTGGTGCACGCCGGACGAGGTGCAAGAGGTGTTCGGCAGCGCGGACGCCAAGGAGGGGGCGCGCGCCTTCGCCGAGGGACGGGCGCCGGAATGGACGGGAAGGTGACCACGCGGTGGACTTCGAGCTGAACGACGAGCAGAAGCTGTTCCGGGAGACGCTCCGGGACTTCGCGGACAAGGAGATCGCGCCGGTCGCCCCCGAATGGGAGCGGACCGGACGGTATCCCACGGAGATCGTCGAGCGGCTCCGGGAGCTCGGGCTGTTCGGCCTGAACGTGCCCGAGGAGTACGGCGGCCTCGGCGCCGACCGCGTCTCCTACGCGCTCGCGTTCGAGGAGATCGCCCGAGCCTGGCTCGGCGCGGCCGGGCTGTTCGGCCCGCACTCGGTCGCCTGCGTGCTGATCGCCCGGCACGGCACCGCCGAGCAGAAGGAGCGCTACCTGCCCGCGATGGCGACCGGCGAGCTGCGCTCGGGGATCTGCCTGACCGAGCCGGGCGCCGGCACCGACCTGCAGGGCATCGCGACCACGGCGGTGCGCGACGGCGACCACTACGTGGTGACCGGCGCCAAGACGTGGATCACGAACGCGCGCGTCGCGGGCGTCCTGCCCGTCCTGGTCAAGACGGGACGCGCCGAACGCGCCCACGAGGGCATGTCGGTGCTGCTCGTCGACACGTCCTCGCCCGGCTTCAAGGTCACCCGGGACCTGCCCAAGCTCGGCTACAAGGGACCCGAGACCTGCGAGCTCGTCCTCGACGA
The nucleotide sequence above comes from Actinomadura algeriensis. Encoded proteins:
- a CDS encoding acyl-CoA dehydrogenase family protein, coding for MDFELNDEQKLFRETLRDFADKEIAPVAPEWERTGRYPTEIVERLRELGLFGLNVPEEYGGLGADRVSYALAFEEIARAWLGAAGLFGPHSVACVLIARHGTAEQKERYLPAMATGELRSGICLTEPGAGTDLQGIATTAVRDGDHYVVTGAKTWITNARVAGVLPVLVKTGRAERAHEGMSVLLVDTSSPGFKVTRDLPKLGYKGPETCELVLDEVRVPVADLLGGEEGRGMQQILGGLEIGRINIAARAVGVAQAAYEAALGYSREREAFGRPISNFQAIQLKLADMATEIQAARLLTYWAADRAQNTGGRVDMEAGMAKMYASEVAIKCALESMRIHGGYGYSAEFVVERLYRDAPLMAIGEGTNDVQRLVIAKALVSGGGRLGW